From the genome of Candidatus Paceibacterota bacterium:
AAACGGTCGCCTTTATCGGCGAATCCGGCGCAGGTAAATCTACCCTGGTAAACGCGCTCATCCGCGCGCAAGATCCAGAATCTGGGCAAATCACCGTGGACGACAATGACCTTCGAGACCTTGACCTCAAGCACTATCGTGGGGCCATAGGCATCGTCGCCCAAGACGTTGGTCTCTTTGACCAGACGTTGCGGTACAACATCACCTACAATCTAAACGGTCATGCCGCAGATTTTGGGGACCATGAGCTCAATGCAGTAGCCGAAATGTCGTGTCTTGATCGCTTCTTCCATCGCTTGGAAAAAGGTTTTGACACGGTGATTGGTGAGCGCGGAGTGAAGCTCTCCGGTGGTGAGCGACAACGTGTAGGTATTGCACGAGCGATAGTCAAAGAACCGCAAATCATGATCTTTGACGAAGCAACGTGCAGCCTAGACTCCGGGAACGAACGATTGATTCAGGAATCAATTAACAAGGTATCAAAAGGCCGAACAACAATCATTATCGCCCATCGTTTCAGTACGATTAGAAACGTGGACAAGGTGATTGTATTCGACAAAGGCAAGCTCGTGGACTGCGGTACCCACGAAGAACTCGCGAAGCGCTGTGAGGTCTATCAGTATCTGTGCGAGCAGCAAGACTTCGTCTTGTAGCGCGCAAAGTAGCAACAAGCGGCTCCAGCAATGGAGCCGCTTTTTATTGTAGAAATTGACAAAATAATTGCGCAGGCGTAGGCTTTGAGCCAGAGGTAATTCTTTTACCACCACCCCCATCTCAGTTTTCCAAGGAGGACATCGTGGACCAAGACAAAATAAATGGCATCATCCGTGGTGCCTGCACGGTTACATTCACCGAGCACCCAAGGAGCGAGGCAGAGCTCAATGACGAGACTGCCAAATACCTTGGTTATCGCACCATCAATGGGCTACGCTACTTCACCGAGTGCCCGTATCCCGGATAACACCCTCTCAAAAACCGCCCCACAAAGGCGGTTTTTTATTCCCAAGGTGGCACCTTGGGGGGTTATCCACAGGTACCTCTTGTGTAATATATTTCTTACGTATAATATATATTACATTAGCAGTTAATTATAAATATATGATTGGAAAACCAGAATGGTTCAAGAGGCGCAAGTATACAGGGTGGGGCTTCACGCCGGCAACGTGGCAAGGTTGGGCATATATCACCGCTTTTGTGCTTTTATTCTTTTTGATTACGGCACTTCCTGTTATCGGAGGGCTGCGTACACTCCTCCTCGTTATTTTGGCGATTATAGGCTGTGTGGATTTTATTCATATCATTATCAAAATGCCGCGCGATGAGCGTGATCGTATGCATGAAGCGATATCTGAACGCAATGCACTCTGGGCTATTCTCGCAGTTTTAACAATCGGTATCGGTTACCAAGCTGCAGTTAGCGCTGCCCATGGCACAAAATATGTTGACCCTGTCATCCTTATTGCACTCCTTGTTGGAGTTGTGGTAAAAATGGTTTCGAATATTTATCTCGACAAAAAGAATTAATCAGCATGGAAACGAAAATTGCTTTCTATCGAAATAAGCTGGGCATAACACAGGAGCAACTTGCAGAGCTTGTTGGTGTGTCCAGGCAAACAATTATTTCTTTAGAACAAAATCGCTACAACCCTTCCCTGCTCCTGGCGCATAAGATTACAAAGGCACTGAAGCAAGGAAAAATTGAGGAGGTGTTTGGGGTGAAGTAAATAATAATTTTTTCGGCAATATTTGAAATTATCCACAAAGAAAAAACCCGCCATACAGCTGACGGGTTTTTCCGTCGCCATTGGCGAGTTAGGCTGCTGCCTGTAAAACCTTCTTTACCTCAAATCGGTAGCGCGACCAGCTATTGCAACGCTGCTCGCGAAACAAAGTGCGGGCAACAGTAAGAGCGGTAGTTAGTTTCTTGTCGAAGTCCTCAATCTGCTCGGAACCAAGAAGTTCCTTAAGTAGAGGACCTCTCCCTAAATAAAAGCGCATGCATGATCCGCGCCATTTAGGATACAATTCGCAAAACAAGAAGTCGACCATCGAATGGTAAACATTCATGTTCTTTCGTGCAGCTACATATTCGAGGGCACTCTGGT
Proteins encoded in this window:
- a CDS encoding helix-turn-helix transcriptional regulator translates to METKIAFYRNKLGITQEQLAELVGVSRQTIISLEQNRYNPSLLLAHKITKALKQGKIEEVFGVK